In Accipiter gentilis chromosome 17, bAccGen1.1, whole genome shotgun sequence, one DNA window encodes the following:
- the NUDT8 gene encoding mitochondrial coenzyme A diphosphatase NUDT8 — protein sequence MAEPCAELLSSGSERRCRARLAAAAAGRRGAAAVAAVLVPLCSVRGRPALLFTLRSRRLGGPHSGDVSFPGGRRDPADGDAVATALRETREELGLELGTPSVWGQLRLLPDRQGQMVAPVVANLGALEDLTLTPNPDEVEEVFTLPLAHLLREKNQGYTHFRTAGRYGYTLPVFLNGPHKVWGLTAIITELTLELLAPDRYRRKTHVLGRPPEESSA from the exons ATGGCGGAGCCGTGCGCGGAGCTCCTGAGCAGCGGGAGCGAGCGGCGGTGCCgggcgcggctggcggcggcggcggcggggcggcggggggcggcggcggtggcggcggtgctGGTGCCGCTGTGCTCGGTGCGCGGCCGCCCCGCGCTGCTCTTCACGTTACGTTCCCGCCGCCTGGGCGGTCCCCACAGCGGTGACGTCAG TTTtcccggggggaggagggaccCGGCGGACGGCGACGCGGTGGCAACGGCTTTACGGGAGACGcgggaggagctggggctggagctgggaacCCCGAGCGTCTGGGGGCAGCTGCGGCTGCTGCCCGACCGG CAGGGACAGATGGTGGCTCCGGTCGTGGCCAACCTGGGGGCCCTGGAGGACTTGACGCTGACCCCCAACCCCGACGAG GTGGAAGAGGTCTTCACCCTGCCGCTGGCTCACCTCCTGCGGGAGAAGAACCAAGGCTACACGCATTTCCGCACCGCTGGCCGCTACGGCTACACCCTGCCTGTTTTCCTCAACGGCCCCCACAAGGTCTGGGGGCTGACGGCCATCATCACCGAGCTGACCCTGGAGCTGCTGGCACCCGACCGCTACCGTCGGAAGACTCACGTGTTGGGCCGGCCCCCCGAAGAGAGCTCGGCCTGA